The uncultured Methanomethylovorans sp. genome contains a region encoding:
- the corA gene encoding magnesium/cobalt transporter CorA, translating to MTTRFVKRASEKIGLPPGTIVHVGDKKAESVKITVIDYDKNNFQVKSISNIEEVFPFRDSPTVTWINIDGIHDATVIERLGTYFNIHPLVLEDILHTTQRPKVEDFETYIYIVLRMFYLQNKTDEHDNDTEIVSEQVSLILGSNFVISFQEAGGDTFDPVRIRITNSKGRIKEMGADYLAYALIDSIVDNYFVILEKLGERIEVLEDELLDDPTPDTLEELHALKNEMIFLRKSAWPLREVSNNLLRIESNLITKFTQIYLKDIYDHTIQIIDTIETYRDMLSGMLDIYLSSLSNRMNEVMKMLTIIATIFIPLTFLAGVYGMNFQYMPELAWKWGYPVLWCIMITIGLIMFSFFRKKKWL from the coding sequence ATGACAACCAGGTTTGTAAAACGAGCTTCCGAAAAAATCGGCCTGCCTCCCGGAACTATCGTTCACGTAGGAGACAAAAAAGCAGAAAGTGTAAAAATTACTGTAATTGATTACGATAAGAACAATTTTCAGGTAAAAAGCATATCAAATATTGAAGAAGTATTTCCTTTCAGGGACAGCCCCACTGTAACATGGATAAACATTGATGGAATACATGATGCAACGGTTATCGAACGCCTGGGCACGTATTTTAATATACATCCCCTTGTCCTTGAAGACATTCTTCACACTACACAACGTCCAAAGGTAGAGGATTTTGAAACTTATATCTACATTGTCCTGCGCATGTTCTACCTGCAAAATAAAACAGACGAACATGACAATGATACAGAGATAGTATCCGAGCAAGTAAGCCTCATTCTTGGAAGTAACTTTGTGATCTCGTTCCAGGAAGCAGGAGGCGATACTTTTGATCCTGTACGTATAAGGATAACAAACTCAAAAGGACGCATCAAAGAGATGGGAGCTGACTACCTTGCTTATGCACTCATCGATTCCATTGTTGATAATTACTTTGTCATCCTTGAAAAGCTGGGAGAGCGCATTGAAGTATTGGAAGATGAATTACTTGATGATCCCACACCCGATACACTTGAAGAATTGCATGCTTTGAAAAATGAGATGATCTTTTTACGCAAATCCGCATGGCCCCTACGTGAAGTCTCAAACAATCTGTTGAGGATTGAATCGAACCTAATTACTAAATTTACCCAAATATATCTAAAGGACATATATGACCACACCATCCAAATAATAGATACCATAGAAACGTACCGTGATATGCTATCGGGAATGCTGGATATATATCTCTCCAGTCTTAGCAACAGGATGAATGAAGTGATGAAAATGCTCACTATTATCGCTACTATTTTCATCCCATTAACTTTCCTTGCAGGGGTATATGGCATGAACTTCCAATACATGCCAGAACTTGCGTGGAAATGGGGCTATCCAGTCCTATGGTGCATCATGATAACCATTGGACTAATAATGTTCTCTTTTTTCAGAAAAAAGAAATGGTTATAA
- a CDS encoding protein NinF, protein MEFVAVTCQNCGSKMHVLNKSVRKEMYCTIHCLESSTSSF, encoded by the coding sequence ATGGAATTTGTAGCTGTAACCTGTCAAAACTGTGGTAGTAAAATGCACGTACTGAACAAGTCTGTTCGTAAGGAGATGTATTGTACTATCCACTGTCTGGAATCAAGCACCTCATCTTTTTGA
- a CDS encoding ABC transporter permease: protein MRNRTYLKMALSILYHSKLRSWLTIIGIVIGIGAVVTIISLSNGLSANMESRLSDMDLTLITITPGYTKASSTMGPPHMDGGTTSSDAELTKKDIRAIKLVDNIDYISGQISGRESVYYMGESATLSITGVDPQVWQYMATYDLESGRLLDPTDKYVAVIGYKVAKEMYNDPISLNRIITINGKSVRVVGVLASGEDDNAIFMPIDAAVELIEDAEPDVFDSIVVKADDVDNVKTVKEKVETKLMISRNVMNEADRDFSVSDSLSMAETVTEMLSSMSLFLGAIAAVSLVVGSVGIANTMFTSVLEKTKEIGTMKAIGATNVDIMMIFLFNSALVGFVGGVIGIILSFILTYLMGKLMNISNITVAPYLVILGISIAVVIGVISGVVPAYNASRMRPVDALRYE from the coding sequence ATGCGGAACAGAACTTATCTTAAGATGGCTTTAAGCATTCTTTATCACAGTAAACTTCGCAGTTGGCTTACTATTATAGGAATTGTGATAGGTATTGGAGCTGTAGTAACTATCATCTCCCTAAGTAACGGTCTGTCCGCAAATATGGAGAGCCGTCTTTCGGATATGGACCTTACATTAATTACTATCACTCCTGGGTATACCAAAGCTTCTTCCACAATGGGACCACCACATATGGACGGAGGAACTACATCTTCAGATGCTGAACTTACAAAGAAAGATATCAGAGCTATTAAACTGGTAGATAATATTGATTATATCTCTGGCCAAATATCAGGAAGAGAATCTGTATACTATATGGGTGAATCTGCAACCCTTTCCATTACTGGTGTTGATCCTCAGGTATGGCAGTATATGGCTACATATGACCTGGAATCGGGTCGGTTGCTTGATCCAACCGATAAGTACGTTGCTGTCATTGGATATAAAGTAGCCAAAGAAATGTATAATGATCCTATCAGTCTGAACAGGATTATCACAATCAATGGGAAATCCGTCAGGGTAGTAGGTGTACTTGCATCAGGTGAAGATGATAATGCTATTTTTATGCCTATAGATGCCGCAGTTGAACTTATCGAAGATGCAGAGCCGGATGTTTTTGATTCAATTGTTGTAAAGGCCGATGACGTAGATAATGTAAAAACAGTGAAAGAGAAGGTCGAAACAAAACTCATGATTTCAAGGAATGTGATGAATGAGGCTGACCGTGATTTCAGTGTTTCGGATTCACTATCAATGGCTGAAACGGTTACAGAAATGCTGTCGTCTATGAGCCTTTTCCTTGGAGCTATAGCTGCTGTTTCTTTAGTAGTCGGTTCTGTAGGCATTGCTAACACAATGTTCACATCTGTGCTGGAAAAAACAAAAGAAATTGGTACCATGAAAGCTATCGGGGCTACTAATGTGGATATTATGATGATATTCCTTTTCAATTCAGCGCTGGTAGGTTTTGTAGGAGGTGTTATTGGTATAATATTGAGTTTTATTCTTACCTATTTAATGGGAAAACTAATGAATATCTCTAATATAACAGTTGCACCTTACCTCGTAATTTTGGGAATTTCGATCGCTGTAGTAATAGGCGTTATATCAGGTGTAGTTCCAGCTTACAATGCATCCAGGATGAGGCCTGTAGATGCTTTGAGATATGAGTGA
- a CDS encoding S-layer protein domain-containing protein, whose translation MKVKIVITVLICLGLLCTTALAATANNSTGNRIWDASQQPSLEYSWTPLSYSGFYYDLNSGEGSETLTVKLDSYTDRSIEQDDLVYSTKPIETDFERDEWGSFQIIGFMAERYFAGYSGNTAFAKEVSLISDGQLAKVLIDDNDEKSLYTGSSLVLEEGYVLDITEVDLNGNKVFISLKKDGTQVDSTVIGANQDYIYKTRLGSTDDFPLIAVHLDTIFRGTETNAVFVKGIFQVSDNYISVNGGDKYGKMKVNTVSAEKITMSNPDVINLNAGKTINVMGKLNFVVADDTKLRFAPVVDMTESGTYELRGTVADGVFKWTSLNFEGFYYNIDEGIGTESLEVKSLNGRTIDDDQLVYSTSAQQVSFDHADWGKFEVIGFLAEKYFAGYPDNTFTKSVSMVSQGQLAKVLIDNDDKKSVYPGSELVLEDGYTLGVVDVDLNGDKVRVSLKKDGEEVDTSILTSNSDYVYKTKLGSSDDVPMIVVHFDEIFRGTELDAIFVQGIFQISEDYTTLESSDKFGKMEVSSISDTGIILKNGNSISLTKDNVINLMGDISIKVADSNTLRYYPFVEVSTLSSEQLSIGIPATITAGQSVKINVTSQGASVEGATIKIDNIEKGTTSNEGVLTLTLSQTGSLKVTAEKEGYVTGTANVEVISAEDATKKLAIEVSPENALPGNVISISVKKAIGGEPVSGVALFYDGNAIGNTSKDGILTYTPKDAGVHKIKAQGTGFLQTEITFEVKSVESMFKYSDLVIEPATAELGKSVSVSASVSNNGNSTGEIQVELLLNGNVTDTQKVSIGAGEQKTVEFTTTANKTGTTKVQIGDQQGTFEVTEKTPFVGIFAAIAIVAMAAVFRSRRNKE comes from the coding sequence ATGAAAGTTAAAATAGTGATAACCGTATTAATTTGCCTAGGCCTATTATGTACTACAGCCCTGGCAGCTACGGCTAATAATTCTACAGGTAATAGAATATGGGATGCCTCTCAGCAGCCCTCACTCGAATATTCATGGACACCTCTAAGTTATTCAGGCTTCTATTATGACCTAAACTCAGGAGAAGGTTCTGAAACGCTGACTGTCAAACTGGATAGCTATACTGATAGGTCCATTGAACAAGACGATCTTGTTTATTCCACAAAACCAATCGAAACTGATTTCGAACGCGATGAATGGGGCTCGTTCCAGATAATTGGTTTCATGGCAGAACGATACTTTGCAGGCTATTCTGGAAATACGGCCTTTGCAAAGGAAGTCAGCCTTATATCAGATGGCCAGCTTGCAAAAGTGCTAATAGATGACAACGATGAAAAGTCATTGTACACTGGCTCATCATTAGTTTTGGAAGAAGGATATGTACTAGACATTACAGAAGTTGATCTTAACGGGAACAAAGTGTTCATTTCCCTCAAGAAAGATGGCACACAAGTAGATAGCACAGTAATTGGTGCAAATCAGGATTATATTTACAAGACAAGGCTCGGTTCAACAGATGATTTTCCTCTTATAGCAGTGCATTTAGATACTATATTCAGAGGAACCGAGACAAATGCAGTCTTTGTGAAAGGTATTTTCCAGGTCTCTGACAATTATATATCTGTTAATGGCGGCGACAAATATGGAAAAATGAAAGTTAACACAGTGTCTGCTGAAAAAATTACGATGTCAAATCCTGATGTAATAAACCTTAACGCAGGTAAGACGATTAATGTAATGGGAAAACTCAATTTTGTTGTTGCTGACGATACGAAACTTCGTTTCGCTCCCGTAGTAGATATGACAGAATCTGGGACATACGAGTTACGCGGTACAGTAGCTGATGGAGTTTTTAAGTGGACTTCACTGAACTTCGAGGGTTTCTACTACAATATAGATGAAGGCATAGGAACTGAATCACTTGAAGTCAAATCTCTTAACGGCAGGACAATAGATGATGATCAGCTTGTATATTCCACAAGTGCCCAACAAGTAAGTTTTGATCATGCCGATTGGGGTAAGTTTGAGGTAATAGGTTTCCTTGCAGAGAAATACTTTGCTGGTTATCCCGACAACACATTCACTAAGTCTGTAAGTATGGTTTCTCAAGGCCAGCTTGCAAAAGTGCTGATAGACAACGATGACAAGAAATCGGTGTATCCAGGATCCGAGCTCGTACTTGAGGACGGCTATACTCTTGGAGTAGTGGACGTTGACCTTAATGGAGATAAAGTGCGCGTTTCTCTTAAAAAGGATGGGGAAGAAGTAGATACCTCTATTCTTACATCTAACAGTGACTATGTCTACAAGACCAAACTAGGATCTTCTGATGACGTGCCTATGATAGTTGTCCATTTCGATGAGATTTTCAGAGGTACTGAGCTTGATGCCATTTTTGTACAGGGCATTTTCCAAATATCTGAAGACTACACTACCCTTGAAAGTTCTGATAAGTTCGGTAAAATGGAAGTTTCGAGCATCTCTGATACTGGCATCATTCTTAAGAATGGCAATTCGATCTCACTCACCAAAGATAATGTGATCAACCTTATGGGCGACATTTCTATCAAAGTAGCAGATTCTAATACATTGAGATATTATCCTTTTGTAGAAGTATCGACACTATCATCTGAACAGTTGTCAATAGGAATACCTGCTACCATCACAGCAGGACAATCTGTGAAGATCAATGTTACATCACAGGGTGCATCTGTAGAGGGTGCAACAATTAAGATTGATAACATTGAAAAGGGAACTACCTCAAATGAAGGAGTGCTTACTCTAACTTTGAGTCAAACTGGATCATTGAAAGTGACTGCTGAAAAAGAAGGTTATGTCACAGGTACTGCAAATGTTGAGGTAATATCTGCAGAAGATGCTACAAAGAAACTTGCGATAGAGGTTAGCCCTGAGAACGCATTGCCAGGTAATGTAATATCTATCTCCGTAAAGAAAGCCATTGGCGGTGAACCTGTGAGTGGTGTAGCTCTATTCTACGATGGTAATGCCATAGGTAACACTTCAAAAGATGGCATACTTACATATACACCAAAAGATGCAGGAGTACACAAGATTAAAGCACAAGGAACTGGTTTCCTCCAAACAGAGATAACTTTTGAGGTAAAATCTGTGGAAAGCATGTTCAAATATTCGGACCTTGTGATAGAACCGGCCACAGCTGAACTGGGAAAATCTGTTTCTGTCAGTGCAAGCGTTTCCAATAATGGTAATTCTACTGGTGAAATCCAGGTGGAATTATTATTAAACGGCAATGTAACTGATACACAGAAAGTTTCCATTGGAGCAGGAGAACAAAAGACAGTGGAGTTTACTACAACAGCAAACAAGACTGGTACAACCAAAGTTCAGATAGGCGATCAACAGGGCACATTTGAAGTAACAGAAAAGACTCCTTTTGTTGGAATCTTTGCAGCTATAGCCATAGTAGCAATGGCTGCTGTATTTAGGAGCCGGAGAAATAAGGAATAA
- a CDS encoding mechanosensitive ion channel family protein has translation MNSTQNDTSLISLSSYSLLFFRITLVISVIIISMIAGKVLSLYLMRILQDRMDRKQLSMLLKLMRYSFVFIAIVFFIIPVMGVQLSSMLLAGGVLGIILGIAGQSIVANLISGIFLTLERPIKIGDQVNIDGNAGIIEDITFVSTIIRTFDGLYVRLPNEKVFINNITNYAVNVARRFEYVIGITYDSDAEKAIAIIKDIIDDDPIAFKNPNPTVFVDKLDDNAVNIFIRIWAPSSEWYSVKTRILWVIKKTLEENGIKIALPQRTVWFANSMPANNIENGENGCSISPHP, from the coding sequence ATGAATAGTACACAAAATGATACTTCACTGATTTCACTATCGAGCTATTCTCTACTCTTTTTTAGAATTACACTGGTAATTTCAGTTATAATCATTTCGATGATAGCTGGAAAAGTACTGTCACTGTATCTGATGAGGATTCTGCAGGATAGGATGGATAGGAAACAACTTAGCATGCTGCTCAAACTTATGCGCTACAGTTTCGTATTCATAGCCATTGTTTTCTTTATAATTCCAGTTATGGGAGTACAGCTTTCAAGCATGCTCCTTGCGGGAGGCGTATTGGGTATCATTCTGGGTATTGCGGGTCAAAGTATAGTTGCAAATCTTATTTCCGGAATATTCCTGACCCTTGAGCGGCCAATCAAGATAGGAGATCAAGTGAACATCGACGGTAACGCAGGCATCATTGAAGACATTACTTTTGTTTCCACTATCATAAGGACATTCGATGGACTATACGTACGTTTGCCCAATGAGAAGGTTTTCATCAATAATATAACGAATTACGCGGTTAATGTAGCAAGAAGATTTGAATACGTCATCGGAATAACGTATGATAGCGATGCTGAAAAGGCCATAGCAATAATAAAAGATATTATAGATGATGATCCTATAGCTTTTAAAAATCCTAACCCTACAGTTTTTGTAGATAAACTCGACGACAATGCCGTTAATATCTTCATAAGAATCTGGGCTCCCTCAAGTGAATGGTATTCTGTTAAGACCAGAATTCTGTGGGTCATTAAAAAGACACTTGAAGAGAATGGTATAAAGATAGCCTTACCACAACGTACTGTCTGGTTTGCTAATAGTATGCCTGCAAATAATATAGAAAATGGGGAAAATGGATGTTCCATTTCCCCACATCCATAA
- a CDS encoding metallophosphoesterase yields MADKIRNRKTIILFSIVIVSFFFPIYLAINYYVGLRFFQSMKIFIEPHSLLFWSGYFLCAISLFGARVCKRLFPDYVNDRITIMGDYWLGSIYYSFLIWFVLDIFHLFIVVISPDTRVINYPSLYLGLGVLFLIVVLLLYGTWNALHPRVVHYNINIKKTVNNLSKLHAIMVSDIHLGLVVNNDRLDQMVSRINELNPDIVFLVGDTIDEDVDLFITQKMSDVLKKLKSKYGVYAVLGNHEYISRNSELAVESLKQANVNVLVDAHVKLNDQFYIVGRDDRMAESISGKPRMKLSKLMGGIDKNLPIILLDHQPNNLDEGQSNGIDLQLSGHTHNGQFFPNNLISKYVFEHSWGYLRKGDYQVIVSSGFGTWGPPIRIGSNPEIIDMNIYFGI; encoded by the coding sequence ATGGCAGATAAAATTAGAAATAGAAAAACGATAATTTTGTTTTCTATTGTTATTGTTAGTTTTTTCTTTCCCATTTACCTTGCTATTAACTATTACGTAGGTTTACGCTTTTTTCAATCAATGAAAATTTTCATTGAGCCGCACTCATTACTATTTTGGAGTGGTTATTTTCTTTGCGCAATATCGCTTTTTGGAGCAAGGGTGTGTAAGAGGCTTTTTCCGGACTATGTTAATGATCGAATCACTATAATGGGAGATTACTGGTTAGGTTCTATTTACTACTCGTTCCTAATCTGGTTTGTTCTGGATATTTTCCATTTATTTATTGTTGTTATCTCGCCAGATACTCGGGTAATTAACTATCCGTCGCTTTATTTAGGTCTTGGTGTTTTATTTCTTATCGTTGTCCTTTTACTGTATGGGACTTGGAATGCTCTTCATCCACGTGTTGTACATTATAATATCAACATAAAAAAGACTGTTAATAATCTGTCAAAACTTCACGCTATTATGGTATCTGATATCCATCTTGGTTTGGTGGTCAATAATGACCGTCTTGATCAAATGGTTAGTAGAATTAATGAGTTAAATCCGGATATTGTATTTCTTGTTGGAGACACTATAGATGAAGATGTAGATTTATTCATCACTCAGAAAATGTCAGATGTACTAAAGAAATTAAAATCCAAATATGGTGTTTATGCGGTGCTTGGAAACCATGAATATATCAGCCGCAATAGTGAGCTTGCAGTAGAATCTCTGAAACAGGCGAATGTAAATGTACTGGTTGATGCGCACGTAAAACTGAACGATCAATTTTATATAGTCGGTCGAGATGATCGTATGGCAGAGAGTATAAGCGGAAAACCACGTATGAAGCTCTCCAAGCTTATGGGTGGAATCGACAAGAATCTTCCCATCATTTTGTTAGACCATCAGCCTAATAATCTGGACGAAGGACAAAGCAATGGAATTGATCTGCAGTTATCTGGACACACGCATAATGGTCAATTTTTCCCGAATAATCTAATTTCTAAGTATGTGTTTGAGCATAGTTGGGGTTATTTGAGAAAAGGTGATTATCAGGTAATTGTTTCATCAGGTTTTGGTACATGGGGTCCACCAATAAGGATTGGAAGCAACCCTGAAATCATAGATATGAATATTTACTTCGGAATTTAG
- the hisG gene encoding ATP phosphoribosyltransferase, whose translation MLYRPDNNSIPYYNYTKGKVGTLIEIAIPKGSLEEQTLLLFKQADLEIKKTDRQYNPTINDPRIKKIKILRPQEIPRYVHDGYFDLGISGLDWVTESDSDVVEVADLPYSKQGSGNVKIVIAVPQESDIHSAKDIKPGSRVSTEYPKMTKKFFDNLDIPVEIHFSYGATEAKVPDLMDVVVDLTETGSTLRKNGLKIVDQIMESSTKLIANKKSWQDPLKRREIEEIRTLLLSVIEARGKVLLDMNVPADKLDAIIEFLPSMKRPTVSQLYKSEYYAVETVVSKSEVNLLIPRLKALGAEDILEMDISKIVR comes from the coding sequence ATGCTTTATAGACCCGATAATAATTCCATCCCATATTACAATTACACAAAAGGAAAGGTTGGCACATTGATCGAAATAGCTATTCCCAAAGGCAGTCTGGAAGAACAAACACTCCTGCTTTTTAAGCAGGCAGACCTGGAAATAAAGAAAACTGACAGGCAGTATAATCCTACTATCAACGACCCCAGAATCAAAAAGATTAAGATCCTGCGCCCGCAAGAGATACCACGATATGTCCATGACGGATATTTCGACCTCGGTATCTCGGGGCTTGATTGGGTAACAGAATCAGATTCTGATGTTGTGGAAGTTGCAGACCTGCCTTACAGCAAACAGGGCTCAGGTAATGTGAAAATCGTTATTGCAGTGCCTCAGGAAAGTGACATCCACAGTGCAAAGGACATTAAACCCGGTAGCAGGGTCTCTACTGAATACCCCAAAATGACAAAGAAGTTCTTTGATAACCTTGATATTCCTGTTGAAATTCATTTTTCCTATGGAGCTACGGAAGCTAAGGTTCCTGACCTTATGGATGTAGTTGTGGACCTTACAGAAACAGGTTCTACATTACGCAAAAATGGCCTGAAGATCGTGGACCAGATAATGGAATCCTCCACAAAGCTTATAGCCAACAAGAAAAGCTGGCAAGACCCACTAAAAAGAAGAGAGATTGAAGAAATAAGGACTTTATTGCTTTCTGTTATTGAAGCACGGGGTAAAGTACTACTAGATATGAACGTACCGGCAGATAAGCTGGATGCAATCATAGAGTTCCTACCCTCTATGAAGCGCCCTACAGTATCCCAGCTGTACAAATCCGAATACTATGCAGTCGAAACTGTTGTCAGCAAGAGTGAAGTAAACCTACTTATCCCAAGGCTTAAGGCATTGGGCGCTGAAGATATCCTGGAAATGGATATTTCCAAGATAGTACGTTAG
- a CDS encoding DUF432 domain-containing protein, whose amino-acid sequence MEIIMYGIHESPFNLDIDNVSIAVEKQNSSLLYRRSGVLGNSEKLLLQDSCRFLLNPIEPVNMPKRITHFLLVNFQKTAILEPGAIRRVYITFPIEIGVFISQGKEEFEIIDIFSFAQFKYTLYGVPSNGIICKYWESDLYHSPPDTNPLYAGYIDLKIVNDSDHMIEINKCIFNAYGMKIYYEEDKVVMKAVMKIPSRKLAETEFINCPGKGKFKKAMELYVSSKLRVTGTKCIMEYGL is encoded by the coding sequence ATGGAAATTATTATGTATGGAATACATGAATCACCCTTTAATCTGGATATAGACAATGTTTCTATAGCAGTGGAAAAGCAGAACAGTTCACTTTTGTATCGGAGATCTGGAGTTCTGGGAAACTCTGAAAAATTGCTATTACAAGATTCATGTCGTTTTTTGCTTAATCCTATAGAACCGGTCAACATGCCAAAAAGGATCACTCATTTCTTGCTTGTGAATTTCCAGAAAACAGCGATCCTTGAACCTGGTGCTATAAGGAGAGTCTATATCACATTTCCTATAGAAATTGGAGTTTTCATATCTCAAGGAAAAGAAGAATTTGAAATAATAGATATTTTTTCTTTTGCGCAGTTTAAGTATACATTATACGGTGTCCCAAGTAATGGAATCATTTGCAAATATTGGGAGAGCGACTTATACCATTCCCCTCCGGATACAAATCCCCTATATGCAGGTTATATAGATTTGAAAATTGTCAATGATTCCGACCACATGATAGAGATCAATAAGTGCATATTTAACGCCTATGGCATGAAGATCTATTATGAAGAAGATAAAGTTGTAATGAAAGCAGTAATGAAGATTCCAAGCCGAAAACTAGCTGAAACAGAATTCATCAACTGCCCTGGAAAAGGTAAGTTCAAAAAAGCTATGGAACTCTATGTCTCATCCAAACTAAGAGTAACTGGAACTAAGTGTATCATGGAGTATGGCCTATGA